One Meles meles chromosome 11, mMelMel3.1 paternal haplotype, whole genome shotgun sequence DNA segment encodes these proteins:
- the LOC123952581 gene encoding interferon tau-2-like → MRQLKTVPSHTCLKDRTYLRVSWERRTITQIQKTQSTCFHHQMLPQIFSLFSTDHSQAAWSYAALHDLLSSLHRCLGHRKPREEENPDCLCVGIMVQKDFQSIHLYLKEKKQNRTEKPLCLSIR, encoded by the coding sequence ATGAGACAGCTGAAAACCGTCCCCTCTCACACGTGCCTGAAGGACAGAACCTACCTCAGAGTTTCTTGGGAAAGACGGACCATCACCCAAATCCAGAAGACACAAAGCACCTGTTTCCACCACCAGATGCTCCCACAGATCTTCAGCCTCTTCAGCACAGACCACAGTCAGGCTGCCTGGAGCTACGCTGCCCTCCACGACCTCCTCTCCAGCCTTCATCGCTGCCTGGGACACCGGAAGCCCAGGGAAGAAGAAAACCCTGACTGTCTGTGTGTGGGGATCATGGTCCAGAAGGACTTCCAAAGCATCCATCTTTatctgaaggaaaagaaacagaacagaacagaaaagccGCTGTGCCTGAGCATCAGATGA
- the KLHL9 gene encoding kelch-like protein 9, whose amino-acid sequence MKVSLGNGEMGVTAHLQPCKAGTTRFFTSNTHSSVVLQGFDQLRIEGLLCDVTLVPGDGDEIFPVHRAMMASASDYFKAMFTGGMKEQDLMCIKLHGVNKVGLKKIIDFIYTAKLSLNMDNLQDTLEAASFLQILPVLDFCKVFLISGVSLDNCVEVGRIANTYNLIEVDKYVNNFILKNFPALLSTGEFLKLPFERLAFVLSSNSLKHCSELELFKAACRWLRLEDPRMDYAAKLMKNIRFPLMTPQDLINYVQTVDFMRTDNTCVNLLLEASNYQMMPYMQPVMQSDRTAIRSDSTHLVTLGGVLRQQLVVSKELRMYDERAQEWRSLAPMDAPRYQHGIAVIGNFLYVVGGQSNYDTKGKTAVDTVFRFDPRYNKWMQVASLNEKRTFFHLSALKGHLYAVGGRSAAGELATVECYNPRMNEWSYVAKMSEPHYGHAGTVYGGLMYISGGITHDTFQNELMCFDPDTDKWTQKAPMTTVRGLHCMCTVGDKLYVIGGNHFRGTSDYDDVLSCEYYSPTLDQWTPIAAMLRGQSDVGVAVFENKIYVVGGYSWNNRCMVEIVQKYDPEKDEWHKVFDLPESLGGIRACTLTVFPPEENPGSPSRESPLSAPSDHS is encoded by the coding sequence CCAGCAATACTCACAGTTCGGTGGTATTGCAAGGCTTCGATCAGCTTAGAATAGAAGGCTTGCTTTGTGATGTGACCCTGGTACCAGGTGATGGAGATGAAATCTTCCCCGTTCACAGAGCTATGATGGCGTCTGCCAGTGATTATTTCAAGGCGATGTTCACAGGTGGTATGAAAGAACAAGATTTAATGTGCATTAAGCTACATGGGGTGAACAAGGTTGGTCTgaagaaaataattgattttatttatactGCAAAACTTTCCCTTAATATGGACAATCTCCAGGACACACTTGAAGCTGCCAGCTTTTTACAAATTTTACCTGTTTTGGACTTCTGTAAAGTATTTCTTATTTCAGGAGTCTCTTTAGATAACTGTGTTGAAGTTGGACGAATTGCTAACACCTACAATCTTATCGAAGTGGATAAATATGTCAATAATTTCATCCTGAAGAATTTTCCTGCATTACTGAGTACTGGGGAGTTTCTGAAACTCCCCTTTGAACGGCTTGCCTTTGTGCTTTCTAGTAATAGTCTTAAGCACTGTTCTGAACTTGAGCTCTTCAAGGCTGCCTGTCGCTGGCTAAGGTTGGAAGACCCTCGGATGGATTATGCTGCAAAATTAATGAAGAATATTCGATTTCCATTGATGACCCCCCAGGATCTCATCAATTACGTGCAGACAGTAGATTTCATGAGAACAGACAATACCTGTGTGAATTTGCTTTTAGAAGCTAGCAATTACCAAATGATGCCATATATGCAGCCAGTGATGCAGTCAGATAGAACTGCCATTCGATCTGACTCGACACACTTGGTCACATTAGGAGGAGTTTTGAGACAGCAGCTGGTTGTCAGTAAAGAATTACGGATGTATGATGAAAGGGCACAAGAATGGAGATCTCTAGCCCCCATGGATGCTCCTCGCTACCAGCATGGTATTGCTGTCATTGGAAACTTTCTTTATGTAGTTGGTGGTCAAAGCAATTATGATACGAAGGGAAAAACTGCTGTTGATACAGTTTTCAGGTTTGATCCTCGGTATAATAAATGGATGCAGGTTGCATCATTAAATGAAAAGCGCACATTCTTCCACTTGAGTGCCCTCAAAGGACATTTATATGCTGTTGGTGGGCGAAGTGCAGCTGGTGAACTGGCCACAGTAGAATGTTACAACCCAAGGATGAATGAGTGGAGCTATGTTGCAAAAATGAGTGAACCCCACTATGGCCATGCTGGAACAGTGTATGGAGGCCTAATGTATATTTCAGGAGGAATTACTCATGACACCTTCCAGAATGAGCTCATGTGTTTTGACCCAGATACAGACAAATGGACACAGAAGGCTCCAATGACCACAGTCAGAGGTCTGCACTGCATGTGTACAGTTGGAGACAAGCTCTATGTCATTGGTGGCAATCACTTCAGAGGAACAAGTGATTATGATGATGTTCTAAGCTGTGAATACTATTCGCCAACCCTTGACCAGTGGACACCAATTGCTGCTATGTTAAGAGGTCAAAGTGATGTTGGAGTTGCcgtctttgaaaataaaatctatgttGTAGGTGGATATTCTTGGAATAATCGTTGTATGGTTGAAATTGTCCAGAAATATGACCCAGAAAAGGATGAGTGGCATAAAGTTTTTGACCTTCCAGAATCACTTGGTGGCATTCGAGCTTGTACTCTCACAGTTTTTCCACCTGAGGAAAACCCTGGATCACCTTCTAGAGAATCCCCTCTTTCAGCACCTTCAGATCATTCTTAG